A genomic region of Leptotrichia hofstadii contains the following coding sequences:
- a CDS encoding restriction endonuclease subunit S domain-containing protein gives MKGGLDYDYCTFEQLKAINNQNNKFETFANNRDLRFSSKFHRDSGKFVMNELTKTDYKKLKNFISEPIVLGASISPSDFDENGSAYFLSMATIKSLEVELDDTQLVSDNYYAEKKQDKSIKINDIIIARSGVAIGKTAIVLNEFDGIFADFTMRIRMNAQHCIPMFAYYYFRSKYFQYLIEVNKKGVQNQNIFPSMIREFPIPNISLTEQAIIVKQIQEKIDKQNEIDNRIEKIQKTVMEIVEKSINL, from the coding sequence TTGAAGGGTGGTCTTGACTATGATTATTGTACATTTGAACAACTAAAAGCAATAAATAATCAGAATAATAAATTTGAAACTTTTGCTAATAATAGAGATTTAAGATTTAGTTCAAAGTTTCATAGAGATAGTGGTAAGTTTGTAATGAATGAATTAACAAAAACAGATTATAAGAAACTTAAGAACTTTATAAGTGAGCCAATAGTATTAGGGGCAAGTATATCACCCTCAGATTTTGATGAGAATGGGAGTGCCTATTTTCTTTCTATGGCTACAATAAAATCATTAGAAGTAGAGTTAGATGATACGCAATTAGTGTCTGACAATTATTATGCTGAAAAGAAGCAGGACAAGTCAATAAAAATAAATGACATCATAATTGCGAGATCAGGAGTTGCAATAGGCAAAACCGCAATAGTCTTAAATGAATTTGATGGTATTTTTGCTGATTTTACAATGAGAATAAGAATGAATGCTCAACATTGTATACCGATGTTTGCCTACTATTATTTCCGAAGCAAATATTTCCAATACTTGATTGAAGTAAATAAAAAAGGGGTGCAAAATCAAAATATATTCCCATCAATGATACGAGAATTTCCGATTCCAAACATTTCATTGACTGAGCAAGCTATAATTGTAAAACAAATTCAAGAAAAAATTGACAAACAAAATGAAATTGACAATAGAATAGAAAAAATACAAAAGACTGTTATGGAGATTGTTGAAAAAAGTATAAATTTATAG
- a CDS encoding helix-turn-helix domain-containing protein, protein MEKNVNSKNRKLTIANNLKLFRKKYKFSLEEVSEKLKQYSTSVSATTLQRYESGEISRIPVDRIVALSKIYKINPEYLMGFKTENILSKERLINDNIAFFNSDKIDDKEKEELFNTIQEFYFKQKFKIKK, encoded by the coding sequence ATGGAAAAAAATGTTAATTCTAAAAATCGTAAACTTACAATAGCGAATAATTTAAAATTATTTAGAAAAAAATATAAATTTAGTCTAGAAGAAGTTTCTGAAAAATTAAAACAATATTCAACTTCGGTTTCTGCAACAACTTTACAAAGATATGAAAGTGGTGAAATATCTCGTATTCCTGTTGACAGAATTGTAGCTTTATCAAAAATATACAAAATAAACCCAGAGTACTTAATGGGATTCAAAACAGAAAATATTTTGTCTAAAGAAAGATTAATTAATGATAATATAGCTTTTTTTAATTCTGATAAAATTGATGATAAAGAGAAAGAAGAACTTTTTAATACAATACAAGAATTTTATTTCAAGCAAAAATTTAAAATAAAAAAATAG
- a CDS encoding PTS fructose transporter subunit IIABC encodes MKISDLLIKDRINLDVKSTNKVDIIKELAKLHEKTGVLNDYDGYVKALMAREEQSSTGIGEGIAIPHAKTEFVKEPALAMGRKPEGIDYDSLDGEPATLFFMIAAPDGANNTHIETLARLSQLLLDDDFKAALENAKTADEVLDIINKAEAEKFAEEEKKEEVPAHTSSDENAPYIIAATACPTGIAHTYMAAEALKKAADEMGVNIKVETNGADGRKNVLTDEDIKKATGVILAINRNIEVNRFDGKPLIQVEAKEGINNAKALIQQVLDGKAPVFHASGSSTASSEESSSEKKGLYKHLLSGVSYMLPLVISGGILIALAFLVDTLAGKGNAESLAKSVNTDDPRQIYGSITTLAYILKVQIGGVAFDLFIPVLGGYIAYSISERAGLTAGLVAGAMAKAGGSGFLGALAGGFLAGYVVKFLVKALANLPKSLNGLKMILFYPVLSVLMTGLGMVLVLNPIVSIINTGLNNWLTSMSGASAALLGLILGGMMAIDMGGPVNKAAYVFGVGSLAATLSSGGSIPMAAVMAGGMVPPIAIALASTLFKNKFTEQEREAGLSNYVMGLSFITEGAIPYAAADPKTIIPASVVGSAIAGGLTGLFNIKIPAPHGGILVMVLSNNFLLYLVAVIIGSIVSALILGALKPVIKKD; translated from the coding sequence ATGAAAATATCAGATTTACTGATTAAAGATAGAATAAATCTGGATGTAAAATCTACAAATAAAGTAGACATTATAAAAGAACTTGCAAAATTGCATGAAAAAACAGGTGTCTTAAATGACTATGACGGCTATGTCAAGGCATTGATGGCAAGAGAGGAACAAAGTTCAACTGGAATTGGGGAAGGAATTGCGATTCCACATGCGAAAACAGAATTTGTAAAAGAACCTGCACTTGCTATGGGTAGAAAACCTGAAGGGATCGACTACGACTCATTAGATGGAGAGCCTGCGACACTTTTCTTTATGATTGCGGCTCCAGATGGTGCGAATAACACTCATATCGAAACGCTTGCAAGATTATCACAGTTATTGCTAGATGACGATTTTAAAGCGGCACTAGAAAATGCAAAAACTGCTGACGAAGTATTGGATATTATTAACAAGGCTGAAGCAGAAAAATTTGCAGAGGAAGAAAAGAAAGAAGAAGTACCTGCACATACGTCATCTGATGAAAATGCTCCTTACATAATCGCGGCAACAGCCTGCCCAACAGGAATTGCCCACACTTATATGGCGGCAGAAGCACTTAAAAAAGCAGCTGATGAAATGGGAGTAAACATAAAAGTTGAAACAAACGGTGCTGATGGAAGAAAAAATGTCTTAACTGATGAAGATATAAAAAAAGCAACTGGTGTAATTTTAGCAATTAACAGAAATATTGAAGTTAACAGATTTGACGGTAAACCATTAATTCAAGTGGAGGCAAAGGAAGGTATTAACAACGCAAAAGCATTAATTCAACAAGTTTTAGATGGAAAAGCCCCTGTTTTCCATGCAAGCGGTTCTTCTACAGCTTCTTCTGAAGAATCTTCGTCTGAGAAAAAAGGACTTTACAAACACTTATTAAGCGGAGTTTCTTATATGCTTCCATTAGTAATAAGTGGAGGTATCTTGATTGCGTTGGCATTTTTGGTTGATACCTTGGCAGGAAAAGGAAATGCAGAAAGTCTTGCTAAATCTGTAAATACTGATGACCCTAGACAGATTTACGGTTCAATTACAACATTAGCATATATACTGAAAGTTCAAATTGGAGGCGTTGCATTTGATTTATTTATACCTGTTCTAGGAGGATATATAGCATACAGCATAAGTGAAAGAGCAGGGCTTACAGCAGGATTAGTTGCAGGAGCAATGGCAAAAGCTGGAGGTTCAGGTTTCTTAGGAGCGTTAGCTGGAGGGTTCTTAGCTGGTTATGTAGTTAAATTTTTAGTAAAAGCATTAGCAAACTTGCCAAAATCATTAAACGGATTAAAAATGATCTTGTTTTATCCTGTTTTATCTGTTTTAATGACAGGTCTAGGTATGGTTTTAGTATTAAATCCGATAGTTTCAATAATAAATACAGGATTAAATAACTGGCTTACTTCAATGAGTGGAGCAAGCGCGGCATTGCTAGGATTGATTTTAGGCGGAATGATGGCAATAGATATGGGAGGTCCTGTAAATAAAGCAGCTTATGTATTTGGTGTAGGCTCTCTGGCAGCAACATTGTCTTCTGGCGGAAGTATTCCAATGGCAGCAGTTATGGCTGGAGGAATGGTGCCACCTATCGCAATTGCATTAGCATCGACATTATTTAAAAATAAATTTACTGAGCAGGAAAGAGAAGCTGGACTGTCAAATTATGTAATGGGATTATCATTTATTACAGAAGGTGCGATTCCTTATGCGGCGGCAGATCCGAAAACAATTATTCCAGCAAGTGTTGTAGGTTCAGCAATTGCAGGAGGATTAACAGGTTTATTCAACATAAAAATACCTGCTCCACATGGTGGAATTTTAGTAATGGTATTAAGCAATAACTTCTTATTGTACTTAGTAGCAGTTATTATTGGAAGTATCGTTTCAGCTCTTATATTAGGAGCATTAAAGCCTGTTATAAAAAAAGACTAA
- a CDS encoding helix-turn-helix domain-containing protein, which yields MKYKNRLRILREKFGYSQDEVANKLGVFRSTISRYENGERKINGESLIKLAKLFNVTPEYILSTEEKETIISKDILEKNNMAFFGSDDISDEDKKEILDKLNEFYYKNKK from the coding sequence ATGAAATATAAAAATAGATTGAGAATTTTAAGAGAAAAGTTTGGATATTCTCAAGATGAAGTAGCAAATAAATTAGGAGTTTTTCGTTCAACTATTTCAAGATATGAAAATGGTGAACGTAAGATTAACGGAGAAAGTCTTATTAAACTAGCCAAATTGTTTAATGTAACACCTGAGTATATTTTAAGTACAGAGGAGAAAGAAACTATAATTTCTAAAGATATATTAGAAAAAAATAATATGGCATTTTTTGGATCTGATGATATTTCTGATGAAGATAAAAAAGAAATACTAGATAAATTAAATGAATTTTATTATAAAAATAAAAAGTAG
- a CDS encoding helix-turn-helix domain-containing protein codes for MVKNENYLVIQGWMIAELKLKGNELLIYAIIYGFSQNNQQFTGSHRYLADWCNSTRQGIMKNIESLIKKNLLEKKEVYINNVKFCRYRTLDINVEYLQGVNKVDRDGKQRLQRDVNKSDKDSKQSLQNNKEDTIDNNLLDNIDSLLFMEKWNKLAKECELSLIKSFTENRKKKLSELLEKYTQEEILETMFKIKNINFLLGRTDKSNWKITFDDFLNEEKFIKILEGGYYDGFKSINKQKNRTVTKSTTKRKYGF; via the coding sequence ATGGTAAAAAATGAAAATTATTTAGTTATTCAAGGTTGGATGATTGCAGAACTGAAATTAAAAGGAAATGAATTATTAATATATGCTATTATATATGGATTTTCTCAAAATAATCAGCAATTTACAGGTAGTCATAGATACTTAGCCGATTGGTGTAATTCAACTAGACAAGGAATAATGAAAAATATTGAAAGTTTAATTAAGAAAAACTTATTAGAAAAAAAAGAAGTTTATATTAATAATGTAAAATTTTGTAGGTATAGAACACTAGATATAAATGTAGAATATTTACAGGGTGTAAATAAAGTTGATAGGGATGGTAAACAAAGGTTACAGAGGGATGTAAACAAAAGTGATAAGGATAGTAAACAAAGTTTACAGAATAATAAAGAGGATACTATAGATAATAATCTATTAGATAATATAGATTCTCTTCTCTTTATGGAAAAATGGAACAAATTAGCAAAAGAATGTGAATTAAGTTTAATAAAATCTTTTACAGAGAATAGGAAGAAAAAATTATCTGAACTACTTGAGAAATATACTCAAGAGGAAATTTTAGAAACGATGTTTAAAATAAAAAATATAAACTTTTTACTTGGAAGAACTGATAAATCAAATTGGAAAATAACATTTGATGACTTTTTAAATGAGGAAAAATTTATAAAAATACTGGAAGGAGGTTATTATGATGGATTTAAATCAATTAATAAACAAAAAAATAGAACAGTTACAAAATCAACAACAAAAAGGAAATATGGATTTTAA
- the pfkB gene encoding 1-phosphofructokinase, whose protein sequence is MIYTLTLNPALDYDMYLKNDLQAEHLNLAHEVNYRAGGKGINVSKVLKNLDVESTAIGFVAGFVGDFIIRDLQKDNIKSEFVELEGNTRINVKVNGNDKETELTGVSPEITSEKLQELTNKISDLKDGDILVLSGSIPASVSSKIYKELSENVKANVEIVLDTRGNLLQDNIHNNLFVKPNIHELREMFNEKLETKAEIVEKCKFFLDKGVKNVILSRGGEGALLVNKDFVLEASVPKGQLINSIGAGDSMVAGFIAGFVKGLSPEDSFRLAVASGSATAYSYGLAEKDLVNKLYSEIEITKETF, encoded by the coding sequence ATGATTTACACATTGACACTGAATCCAGCGTTGGATTATGACATGTATCTGAAAAATGACTTACAGGCTGAACATCTGAATCTTGCCCATGAAGTCAATTACAGAGCTGGTGGAAAAGGAATTAATGTTTCAAAAGTATTGAAAAATCTGGATGTGGAATCTACAGCAATTGGCTTTGTAGCTGGATTTGTTGGAGATTTTATTATTAGAGATTTGCAAAAAGATAACATTAAATCTGAATTTGTAGAACTTGAAGGAAATACTAGAATTAATGTAAAAGTTAATGGTAACGACAAAGAAACAGAACTTACGGGAGTTTCACCAGAAATTACATCTGAAAAATTGCAGGAACTGACTAATAAAATTTCTGATTTGAAAGATGGAGATATTCTTGTACTTTCAGGAAGCATCCCTGCTTCAGTTAGCAGTAAAATTTACAAAGAATTATCCGAAAATGTAAAAGCCAATGTGGAAATTGTTCTTGACACAAGAGGAAACTTACTGCAGGACAATATTCATAACAACCTTTTTGTAAAACCAAATATTCACGAACTAAGGGAAATGTTTAATGAAAAATTGGAAACAAAAGCTGAAATTGTCGAAAAATGTAAATTCTTTTTGGACAAAGGTGTAAAAAATGTTATTCTTTCCAGAGGTGGCGAAGGCGCATTGCTTGTAAACAAAGACTTTGTACTGGAAGCATCAGTTCCAAAAGGACAGCTAATTAATTCAATCGGAGCGGGAGACTCTATGGTTGCAGGATTTATTGCCGGATTTGTAAAAGGGCTTTCTCCAGAAGATTCATTTAGGCTGGCAGTCGCTTCGGGAAGTGCGACAGCTTATTCTTACGGACTTGCAGAAAAAGATTTAGTAAATAAATTATACAGCGAAATTGAAATTACAAAAGAAACTTTCTAA
- the tnpA gene encoding IS200/IS605 family transposase, which translates to MANKTNSLSHTKWMCKYHIVFTPKYRRKIIYSQYRKSVGEILRRLCEYKGVEIIEGHLMKDHVHMLVSIPPKISVSSFMGYLKGKSALMMFDKHANLKYKFGNRHFWSEGYYVSTVGLNEATIKKYIAEQEKHDIAMDKLSVKEYEDPFKGSK; encoded by the coding sequence ATGGCTAATAAAACTAATAGCCTGTCTCATACTAAATGGATGTGTAAGTATCATATAGTATTTACACCTAAGTATAGACGAAAAATTATATATAGTCAATACAGAAAAAGTGTGGGAGAAATTTTAAGAAGATTATGTGAATATAAAGGAGTTGAAATAATAGAAGGACATCTGATGAAAGATCACGTGCATATGCTGGTAAGCATACCACCAAAAATAAGTGTATCAAGTTTTATGGGATATCTGAAAGGAAAAAGTGCATTGATGATGTTTGATAAGCATGCAAACTTAAAATATAAATTTGGAAACAGACATTTCTGGTCAGAAGGATATTATGTAAGTACAGTAGGCTTAAATGAAGCGACAATAAAAAAATATATAGCCGAACAGGAGAAACATGATATAGCGATGGACAAGTTAAGTGTAAAGGAATATGAAGACCCTTTTAAGGGTAGCAAGTAG
- a CDS encoding bacteriophage abortive infection AbiH family protein: MKRLYILENSFDLYMGMKTSYNDFFENGGYSSIKKN; this comes from the coding sequence ATGAAAAGGTTATATATACTAGAAAATAGTTTTGATTTATACATGGGAATGAAAACAAGTTATAATGATTTTTTTGAAAATGGAGGTTATTCTTCGATAAAAAAAAATTAA